In Spea bombifrons isolate aSpeBom1 chromosome 5, aSpeBom1.2.pri, whole genome shotgun sequence, the sequence ATCAagtgttttaatgtaaatagaACAATGTAGACAacagtttttttaatgatttttggcTTTCGGGCAGCTATACATTAGCCGTTTCTATGTGTTTTTGCTCTGTTATCTTTGTCAGATCTACTGGACAAATACCCTTCATCGTTATGATGCTGTCTTGCGGTAAGCAATAGAATGGCtaagtcttaatcacccagtcggaccccctgactaatgaaagtctacagTGTAATGGAGTTTATTAGAATTGAAGAAGAATCAGTTCAGTGAAATTTGCTCCAAATGACCGACAACAACGGCGGCATCCTGGGCAGCGGATAAAGAAacattattggaaaaaaaaagtaaaaaaaatagttttttgtcaatgccgacCTACATTAGTTTATTCAGCATCCCATTTCATGAGACCTTTAATTGTCATCGGACACCAAAGCGGGCGTTTGTATGCTGTTACCGAAAGGAATGAAAAGCCTTTATTCAAGCAAAACTTCAAATCATAAACCACAATGACTGATCTGCAAaggttcatttatttttttttttacatttttttgtctaattggaacagcacctttaatgtaCTGTAACACCAACACAGATATGGTTCCACTCGCCgatgtcattttaaaaataaaaaaaaaagatgatgacCTTCTATTTACATCATTTAATAAAGTAGATGAAAATACCCTTAGATGCAGAAGCTAATATCCATACGCCCCCCCGactttaaatatgtaatattgtaCAATATAATATTCATCGTGTTAAGTACATTCATAGCATACATCGCTTAACCATCCCTAATACTGTTAGACGAAGCAAAATGTGCTATTATCCATCTGCAAATGGGTTCTTAGAAACACTTTATGATttgcaacattttatatttacaatagAAAATCCGATCTATAGGTTTGCAAAATGCTGATTAAATACAAAGCTTTTCCTTTATGTTCCgtagaaatagaaatataagtaataatattCATAGATTATGCCTGCGCGAATCAAACTCTGGATTTAATTCACGATCGCGCGTGATAGGAATGATTTTACTACAGAATAGGAAGCAGGTTCTATCAACGTAGTGGTCTTAAGTGCATCGATTATTTATTCGATTAAAAACGATAATGGAACGGTATTGCGTACGACACAAAAACAAATGGCTTTCACGATTTAATCAGCATTGCCAGGTACACAGTTTTTATTCTTATAAATcaattttatgtaatatacataatcttgaaaaaaatgtaacaacttGCATTTACATTCATAAAATAGAACCAGGGACAGACGGACAATTTCTAAGCCAAGAGGAATGCCCAAATATACAACGGAATTACGATAGGGTGGCTCCCCGATATACTCATTCCAAGGAACCAAGAAGGCGGCTTAAGAAGTCAACGGCATAAGAACACAAAGTATCCAAGGGGAAGGATACATCCCACCCAAAGACCCGGCTGCAGGTTAAGTTAGATTTCTCCCCTGGACCCTTAAAATAAGAGCAATCCGGGGGGGGCAGGGGCAGGCTGGCCTAGGTGGGTAGAGTGGGGCTTCTTCAAACAGGGGTGGTCTCCTTGGGTTAAGTGGGCTCACGTAACGCAGCCCTACCCTGTGGTAGGTGTATGAGTAAAGGTGGTATtagtatatgtgcgtgtgttactctgtgtgtaagtgtgtgttggtgCGTtagtttatgtttatgttactTATGGGCATGATGGGGGCTACTTTGGCTTAACTTGCCCTCTTAGGGCCAAAAGCCCTCCTATCCACCAAGTCAGCCTACCCCTGAATCAGAACGTAATAGTTGAACACGTAACAAATACCACAAGACATACTGTTAAATAATTTAGATTTGTAAGATAGAAAAGAAATACAACATTTAAGTGCAATGCGGGAATAAACCCCAGGGTTCGTTTAAAAAGTTCATCGATCATCTAAGCGATAATAGGTCGTGATTTCGCCTGATAAAGTCATGTTTTCTTGCCGATAGGAAACCAGCGTAGCTGTCTGTACATTTGTTATAGTCTATAGAGTCATCGGTTGTGATCTCCTAACAACATGTACGGGTTAAATGACCATGGTCTCGGTTTGCAGGATCGATTGGGCCCTCGAGTTCCGCTGAAATTGCATTACGCTTTCTGAACCGTTGCGGGAAATCGATAAACTGTGTAGTCTGTGATCTCGATTGATGTAACGGTTTAAACACAAACTatgccattttcttttcaaCTCTGCTTGCACCTGAATAAAAACAGACATTAAAACTGGCATTAAAAAAGTTATGAAGTGTTACACATTTACTATGTAGGaatgcataattttttttccaaaatactCTCTTTTCAGTTTTCCTTGAACGTAACCCCCAACCTTCTAACCGACCTACAGGTTCACTGGGGGGCCTCATGTTGCCCATGCTTGCCGTTTGGCCAAATCCACAACGAACCAGACGCAAAAGTAACTTTTAAGTAGTTACTGAAATTCACAGAGAGGAGAATTACGTTTTATGTTACCAGCCGGTTCTTCTCCATCTGCCTAAAATCTAAGGACAGGGACTGTGACCAATGACTACTAGTTGTTAAAGATTCAGCCCAACATACATGCCCTGGCACACACAACACACGCACATGCACTATACCAACAGAACAATCAAAGCAGGCCCTGTAGTGCCCTCCTCAGACCTACCGAGCCATGGCGGACCCCGCCAACTGGGCCAGTTTTACAGAAGATCTTGGGTCTCCCCAAATGACCCACTGAGAGCTATGGAGCACTGCGGAGGCCGATCACCCAAATCGGGTGAACAGCCCCTAGTAAGGAAACCTATGGGTAACCCTAGGCCAGTTTACACCGCTACTACCTCACACAACACACATATGGGTTTATCCGCTAAAGGAAGGGTTGTTAGGGGGGCTGTAATTCAGCTCCTTGATTTCAGAATTCACTATGAAGGGTCATCACTGGCAGGCTCCTCCAGCAAGGAGGCTTAGCTGGCCCCGCATGATTCAATAGATGAAGAAATCTCaaagatttaactatacattatacaaggggagccaagctcttccagcagcagaagcttggaccttcataatgtatagttaggtCAAGGAGTTGATACCAACAGAGATGTGGACGATTGCCCAACATATTGTGACGTAAAATCTCTTTAGTGCACAGCAATATCGAAAATTAAAGATGCTTTTGGACGGTTTCTCATCATTACTTTTCTTTAATTACAATTGATATTGTTAAGCtgtaaaaaattagaaaaataaactttattcttAGTTATTATGCTTcgtaaataaacataaatacagacAAAAATAGGTACTTCAAATTATTTGTTGGCATCACTTACTTCTGTATTTAAAAAGCAGTAAAGAATGGTGACAACCAGTCCCTGTAAAAGAAATGCTCTTCGTTACCacaaaataatcacattttataGAGAAGAATAGCTGGTATTGTGTTATAATGACAATTGATACAAAGAAGCAGTTTGGGATTGGCATTTTCACTctgaattatataaaatgatattctAGAAACATCTGCATGGACTGAGGCTGACTGGTATCTAAGCCCCCCGAGAAATCTGGACTATTTAGCAGTCCCACCAATGCGTTTCTTATCATCTGATTGGTCAACAAAGCATGAACACTGTATTtgtaatgaaataattattttattacaatttacagtataataaagtataaatagtgtttggccatgcccactTACCACCCACTAAAGGCTGACTAGCCCAACCcccctcacaaagccactcccccagaaaaGGGAGAGCTCCGGGAGAGCTACCATGGCAAATTCTCAGGTATGTGTACAAGGAGTAGCGATCGCCCAAATGGGATTGAGGCCAGATCTGGCATTTTTCCCCTGCAGTaccgccatacctgggaacttctaggctccagctacccggagtgCTTCCTCTTTGAAGGGAGTGTCtttgaaaggggcggggctatTTCCATATGTGGACGGGACTATTGCCACGTGTGGCAGGGCTAGGCCAGCCCCAAGCACCTTAAATTTGCATAGGGTCAGATTTGGGTGGGGAGTAGGCGTCTCTTCGCCCAGGTCTCCAGctgaaacctggagagttcccagaaggcctggactggccatctggcattcAAGGCAAATGCCCAGTAGACGTTGGCCAATAGTGCTCCATACGCCCCCTATCTGCCTCTCCAATGACAAATCGGGAGCTGCAGTGTGCGGCTGCCGGGGTCTAGATACATTTCAACAGTGGTATTATTGAGCAATCAGTGTCTTTAATATAAACACCTATAAAAATGTCTGATCGTTATTTGATAAGACAATGGTCTGATCGTTATTTGATAAGAGAATGGTCTGATCGTTATTTGATAAATTCACTTACCTGGAATGATCCAACACATAATTCAAACCAAATCTGACATTCACTGAAACTGGGAATCGGGAAAACGGCAAACACCATGTAGTGAACTCCAAATAATGGAATCAGTAGGAGTGTCGATTTTGTAAGTCTCCTGAGAAcgcagcaaaaaaataaacataaatttcCAGCCCAATATCTGATTTAATAAACTGTATAAGATCATGTTCTATGTAAGATTTGTCAGAGTGTCTGTACAATAATATTTTCCATCGCTTTCTACACATCtagctaccgtgtttccccgaaagtaagacagtgtcttactttctttttatccctaaaagccccactatgtcttactttcggggtatgtcttatattgggaaaaaattgagagtgatgggagttatgatgtacttttagagcataattagatcatgaaaaagacattggaaatggtacagcataacacccatcactctcacacacttaccaatcaacacacctaccaatccacacgtataccaatccacacacatatacaccaatccacacgtatacacaaatccacacacatatacactaatccacacacatataccaatccacacacatatacaccaatccacacacatatacaccaatccacacacacatatacaccaatccacacacacatatacaccaatccacacacacatacaccaatccacacacacatatacaccaatccacacacacatatacaccaatccacacacacatatacaccaatccacacacacacatacaccaatccactctcacttaatgctttcctacctttcctttcttctttcagcttcttttcctcctcttcgctcctcttcttcagttcttgtctccttccgggtcagagggcacggacagcggtgggcgcggcttcagtgttgtgcgccgggatctgacaagaaaccccggcgcacaacagctgttgccgcgcagatcacaagggagcggtatcggaggtcattaacagggttcaacccggcttaaaatcactcaagggagccggaggtctgttaaagacctccgataccgctcccttgcgagcctgctcctccagcggcggacattactgtccgtctctggaggggtgccgggtgccgcaggttggcaccccctggagtgtggcgccctgtgcggtcgcacaccccaaaggtcggccctgctctaaggggccggccttaggggtctgcggccgcacagggtttaaataaaaacatcggggttttttttcaactttatttaacatcctccatgttaaataaagttaaaaaaaactttatttaacatcctccatgttaaataaagttttttttaactttatttaacatggaggatgttaaataaagtttaaaaaaaaccccaatgttttaatttaaatcctgtgcggccgcagacacgtaaggccggccttggtggggacttcccggccccttagagtggcggacccggcaaatcccccgtgtttccccgaaagtaagacatatgtcttactttcggggtacggcttatatagctgacccctctgaaactcccgatacgtcttacaatcgggggtgtcctactatcggggaaacacggtagtagcTTGGCCGTTTACGCTGCCGGTAAATACCTACTTGAATTGCGACTGATCATTTCCACCAACGTCAGGTGATCTTAGTTTCTGCAGCAAAATCCGTATAATGCTAATGAACAAGAAAAAATTTACCTGCaagacaaagcaaaaaaaaaaaatagtttaaagatATTATTCGTTTTTGGGAATGTAGCAGAATCTCCGGCTGTCGGCAGGGTACTTGTGACATGAAGCAATGTCTCGATTGCCCCTAAAATGTCTGCTGTAAGTGCAATTACATGCTTTAAGTCATTCCACGTTCAGGAGAAATCCTTATTTAAAATCTAAATGTAAATCTAAtctaattgaattaaaaaataaataaatgtaaagtccACTTACAATAATTGAAATTATAATGGGTATCCGTATAATCCACCAAGGCACGCTGCGGTCGTTTGTATCCCAACatctacaacaaaataaaaaataaagttaaaaaaaaacagacaaattaaacagatttacatctcatacaattatttttaggtTACTTACCCCGTATCCTCTAAATAAATTCTTGACACCACCcatataatgataaatatagTAGGCATGCCTAAAATAAGATTAACACATGAGGGTGTAagtaaaaaacaacaataataagaataataataataaataagaatatcaatattttttatgattttattatatttcttagTTTCCATACTTAATTTTGCAATTATACCAATACCAttgttattcttttatttttcgaCATATTGATATAGTAAATCCCAATTAATAATCAAGGGTATTGGTGTCTTCCATACATACtttttattgataaaaaataacataatgggTTTTCTTAAATTCACTGTGCGttatgaagggctgagctggtcctGTAAAATGTATGGTGAAACGCGTATGATTTCGgtcaaaaagtaacaaaaacctTTTCATAGTTGTAACGTCTCAGCTTTATCTGTTATTTAACCTGTTGAAAAAGACATCAACTGTCTAACGAAatcttttttcctattttaaccccttaaggacaatgggcggttcctaaacccattgaaaacaatgcattttgagcccgtacgtgtacggcctttgtcattaaggggttaagatctaTAATTTCTGACGCGTCTGTTTTATCTCACGCTTCCaatcagagcaaatgcttttaCCCATAAAGGCaatcagagagacagagaagtgCCCAGACCACAGAGGGTGTTACAGTAACACAATTAATCTGATTTAAAACAACTATTTTATGAAATGCCCACCGCAAAGAAACTGCAAAAGATTACACAAAGTAACACAATTTTAATGGACGGCTCAAAATGGGAAGTGTGTTAATGCGCATGCGCGGCCAATGAATTGCTTAAACTGCCTGCTTCAAGCAGGGAAGGGGCTGAAAAAGACCAAAAGTTGCGCAATAATGCTGCACATGaactaaaacacaaaacgtAAGAAATGAGGAGCGTCTCACCCCATCCGATCAGCAGATATACCGTGAAATGTCTGTTGGGAGAGAAAATAACCACCAGAAGCATGTGCAGGTAGAGACCTTCCACCAGCAGCCAGTAGAAATTCGCCATTACGCAGTATTGAAAAAACACCAAGATAACTTTGCAGCCgatctgtaataaaaaaaaaaaaaaaaaaaaactcaacaaaAACGGCTTTAAATTCAGAGATCAGTGATTATTTTTGCGGCAGACTCGAATGCTGAAAGCGCTGAGACATGATAATCGTTTCAATTCCATACAAGCTCCTAGAggagaaccttttttttctctctctctctctctctctctccagctcATGATCGCAGTGAGAAAGACAGAGAATAGAGACAAAGGCACTTCTTACAATAACTCCCTTTGTCATCTGACTGTATCCATGTACGTGATTGGCTGTAGATGTAGGACTGTTTTTTATACCcgtgacgtaccaggtacgtcattggtGCTGTAGAAGCATTTTttcatgatgtacctggtacgtcattggtcatgaaggggttaaagaaagggACACTGAAAAGGACTATGAGCAAGGAGGTACACATCTGGACCTCTTACTCTTACTGAGGGGCACTAGAGTTTTCCAAAGGATCAAGACCAATtaactaattaaatataatttccatAGATATTCTGTAAGCAggtaatttgcatattttactgACGTGCTTCAGAGCGATTTCATTATCCACCATGCGGCAAGAAGAGAAGGGGTCTTTAAATCAATTAATTTAGCCAATAATGGTGTTGCATTTACTTCAAATCTTCATCTTCTTTTCCTCTAAGAGTCAGAACAAATCTGGGTTTCAAATTTTTAACAATCAGAACCGCATGTCGGCACGTACAGTGCTTCAAAATTCCTGAAAATCAGGGAGGGAACCTTTAACTAAGTGCGCATCCCTTCTAAGGATGTACAGCCGGAATTTCTTGGGTTGTTCCATTTTCCATTTTCGTCTCTAAGATGATTTCTGAGTTCAGCGAAACGATCcttttcattttacatatttctgaTTAACTCTTTCATGATCTTACGAGCTCATTCTACAcacttaaagagttaaaatgtgaTTACCAGCGAGTCTGGGCAGGGGTACGCGCTGGAGAAGAGAAAGTCATCCTTTATTAAGACTGAGATAGCtttcaaaatgaaagaaatgaaCAAATTCAGATGGATGTAGTTCCTTGTGCAGTGAAGCTTTCTAAAacggagaaaaagaagaaggaaatCGTCAAATTCTGTTGGCATCatcaaaatacaatatatttgtttaacacCAAGACTGCCCTATAAAACGTGGTTTTATAGGCCCATAGCCAATCCATCGCTGGCAGGGTTAAAGGTTAATCAACCCACCCATTGTACAAAGGCCATGTGCCAAAACCTATAACCGCCACAGCGCAGCTGTCATATATTACCCTGGGGCAGGTATGTCCTGGTCAAAAAGGGTAAGAATGACATTTAAGTTTGCAAAAACAGCAACATTCAGATAACTGATCATATACCTAAAAGTCTTCTATGCTGGATCATAGAGATCTAATTTAGCAATAATCCCAGCTGATGCTTATGGTGATAAAACATAAAAGTGTTCCACGTGTAGCTTCAGCGAATGTTAATGCACACAAAGCACATCTCAAGCAGGAGGTGGACCCGCTGTGCTGGGGTAGGGAACACAGACACCAGACCGCAACCAGGGGATCCCGATCCTGAAAGAGCAGATCCCGATGTGTAGCGTCCTCTACATACAAATAGAATGGAAGTTATAACGCAGAGAATGTAGAGGAATCAACCGGGcagacaccacaatatgtgtcaTTTAACGCAGTTTTCggaagaaaagctaattttgtccatttaaaaaacacaaaatggatcagaaatccagtgcagacggggttaatgttgtaaatgactattgtagctggaaaaggctgatttttaatggaatctcttcataggcgtacagaggcccaatatcactcccatcacccctgtgttccaatggccctttatcactcccatcactcctgtgttccattggccttttatcactcccatcactcctgggttccaatggccctttatcactcccatcactcctgtgttccattggccttttatcactcccatcactcctgggttccaatggccctttatcactcccatcactcctgtgttccaatggccctttatcactcccatcactcctgtgttccattggccttttatcactcccatcactcctgggttccaatggcactttgtgttcgttgatccaagtttaagttttaaAGGATAATTGACTGTTTGAAAACccttttacaattatgttacagccagaaatgtccttgtttcctATGAAAACAgttcagtgaccccaaacttgtgAATGGCTGTGTCTTGGTATTGGAACATGTGAATGCACATGCATGAAATGGAATTCCTTTGTATGTGATTATATAATGAAGGTACCACTGATATAATATCTTACTCATAGCTGCTATTAAATACCAGTTACAATTACCGGCAGCTTGAATGAGAGCCTTGGAGAGCCCTTGCGCATGCATGAACCGCCTAATCGTGAATCCAGTACAGTCCATTAGGTGGGAAACATTCACTGCGATGTTCCTACATGGACACTCTCTGTATCGTCTCAAAAGACTCCAAATACCCGATTGCTGGGCAGCCTTTTGATTTCTAGCTCCACCCATACCACACCCATTTTAGCGTAGCCCCACCCCTTAGAACTCCTATAAGAAGTAGACAGGGAAGCCGCCGTACTGGGATAGATCGCAGACCATATGGCCTTTTTCCTCGGTGAAATGTCCTCTTCCGTTTATCATGCTTTTACTACAATCAAATATTCTCAaacgatatattttttttatcaaaacaaACTGAGGCTAattgtaatttaatattaatattttcctGAATTAACCAAAACTTTGGAAGCATTGCTATGAAAACCGTTTTGatttgtttagatgtaattttaaatagttACATATTATTTGCCATTGGCCCTGATCAGACCGATGACCTTTGGTGTCCAATTTGTTGCTTTCTTCACCATCTGTTGATCTTTCCCAGCTACATTTTTCCAAACACACAACTTGATTTTTTGTATCTCGTATGCTTTTGCATTTTAAAGCATATTTAGTTCTGCTATTAATTAGATTAGATCTGCCAAGAAGCCTGGGATTTTGGGATATGTCaacaaataaaagttaaattaaGTGCGCAGTCATTAATACTGCGGAAAGACATAAGAGAACAGCTTTGGAATaaatagtttatattttgtgaacaaaatatgtttttagtgtttttttgttttttttagcaaccATAAAAATTTAGACTGTGGTTGAAACTAGATTTCTGAAAACCCGGGGCTGGCCCAGGGTGAGATTTCCAACTTGGCCCACCGGAAAGGTAAAagggtatggggggggggcaggaggtgATAAAGGAGTTCGGGaggcagtatgtatgtatgttagagtgagtgtgtgttggaaGCAGTAGGTTTTAGTGATacctgtgtgtatgtacaggTGTGTCTGTTtgcatgagtgtgtgagtgtcagtacgttagcatgaatgtgtaagttagcgggagtgtgtgtgttagcattagtgcctttgtgttagtatatgtgttagcatgagtgtgtatgtgtaggtttgtgtgtgttagtatgattttataagtttgtgtgtcagtgtgttagtgtgtaagtaagagggagtgtgtgttagcattagtgcgtgtgtgtgtgtatatgtatgtgtgctagCATGAGCGTGTGAATTAGTGTatgcattagcatgagtgtgtaagtgtgtgttttcaTCAGGTACATGTGTACTTGAGTGTTAGGAAgatatgtacatgtgtgttagagtgtgtgtatagcATGGGTATGTATGCGTGTAAGGTTGTGcaagtatgtgttaatgtgtgtaaatatgtgtgtcagtgtgtaagTTACCAGGTGACAGGCAAGGGCTCTATGAGACCCCTTGGCCTTATCTGACCCCCCCTTCCAGACCAGAAGGTGCCAACCTTCCCCTGCTCAAAAGGCAGAATAACTTTGCGAGGGTGCCTGTAACAGCCTCAGAGTAaaggggtatattcactaagttCCAGCTATGTTACAACGTGCGTACAGGTGACTCTCTGGAGAGTTTATACAAGTTTTGTGTGTTGGCTTTAGAGAATTTGCAAGTTGGCTGTTTGCACAAAATGGCACTTTTTTTTCAGCTTGCGAGAACTCGCGGATTAGTTAATAGAGGCAATAGAAGTGATGTGGTTGAAAGTTTTTGTTCATATCTGCCATTACTTTTATCACACCCCACCTCTACCTCGTCTCTGCCCCACCCAACAAACTTTTACTATGTATTACTTATACCTGGGGGCATCTGACATGTAAAGATGTCAATGGATGTAAAGGCACATGGAGGAAATTATGTTAtaacaagaaaaaacacaagCAGTACCAGTCCGGTTATTTGTAATTTACCAGAAGGATATTTATCTGCTTAAAACGGCAGTAAAGAAGGAACATTGCGGATCTGCACGGTTTGTTTGTATGGTTTGTAGTCTTAATGGGGTTTCAAAAGCCTACAGTCTTTTAGTGGCAAGAATCGTCCGACCATGAAGGAGGCAGCCCACTGCAGCTGcagtgctgcagcttctatATCATACTCACAGAATACAGTAAATCACCAATTTAAGGCTAGTATTCTATAAAACAAACGATCTTTTGTGGATTTTTgataatgctaaaaaaaaacatttttttaaataatgttttaggaGAATTCTCAGTTAGGGGTTTATTTCCCAAAGAAAAGGatatgtttgaaataaataagaaaataatattgcATATAATATGACATTGCTATAAAATCAGGTTATATGTTTGTAGCAAAGATGAACCTGCTGCGCATGATATGTAGTTGTTTCTTACACGTTTTGCATGACGCTTCAACGCAATAATGGCAAGCCATACTCACAAAAaatagccaatatatatatagcaaaattCATCaccaagttttaaaaaaatacaaatcacacacaaaatataattttttcagATGACATTTTGTCTTAAACCACAGAAAGTCCAATTAATTGGTTGATAGATTCTAGCAGCTCCCTCCTATTGTTcccctctttattttactaGTGGGTCAATAGCCCTGGTGGCATAGTAGGGTGCAGGATGCAGAAAGGCACCCATCACCTGATCCCCCCCCTCTATATGACCAGGTACCCTGTCGCTGTAGTGCAGTTGTTGGCTCTGGGTATCCATAAGCCAGGCAAAAATGCTTGTTATGGATAATGATGTTGCCACTAATACCCTGCTAGCCCACTTGGTATCACTCCAGGTAACATATAATGAGTTTATACTAAGTGCCGGCTGCTGTATCCCAATACAATAAGCTGCTTGGCTAGCTCTCAATACTGTGCATAGAATGTtccttaatatatttattttaatacatttattaattaaaatgtgatttatttatttttttgtttattgaataTTTTCTTCAAAGTATCTCTGAATTTGATTCTTTAAATCTCTATATAGcacatttactaaaataaaatattgtaacgTAAACGTGTTGTTAATAACATTCCATTTGAAGAGTTGTTAGtaatttatttacaatattttttaataggggCAGCAGGTAGCAGTCATTCTGTCTCTCTTGATTTCCATTGCATTaacacttacaaaaaaaactcaACTCGCATACACTCGCCTGCAAATTGCAAATAAAAGTGGATAGTCAACCCTCCATATAGCATTAAGAATATTTTGAAATTAATAGATTATAAAAGAGGATGGAAAGAAACAGCCCCCCATGATTCCATGCCAATGGAAAGACATCCTCTCCAGGTTAATTAAATTACTGATGGCCCCATCGCACATGGGTTGCCACTGATTTTAATAGCAAAGTTACATTCGATCATCGCCTTACTCAATCAAGgtgcataaaaacatttattttctgcttttggGTTTAATATTCCTTTTGCTAGGAACCAATGCATTTCTGACGCTACGTCAATTGTATCTACGGTATATCATGAACTTGGCCAAGGATGGATACAATAGACATTGACCTCATCATACGGATACTGGGTAAGGCTCATCCCTGATTGTATGAGTTAACGATGTATCTAAAAACGGAGTCCGCAC encodes:
- the VIPR2 gene encoding vasoactive intestinal polypeptide receptor 2 isoform X1, with the protein product MRALRRQHQCEERGMGGWKRCSTQVNGFNPECKLQLEIKEEERKCMDKLSRQKTDGFNGCGGIWDNITCWDPAKFGETVTQHCPLVFRHFFTKQGNLSRRCTRRGWSDIYPDVVDSCGYNENVTAHKLHFYVIVKAIYTFGHSASLIALTVGSTILCLFRKLHCTRNYIHLNLFISFILKAISVLIKDDFLFSSAYPCPDSLIGCKVILVFFQYCVMANFYWLLVEGLYLHMLLVVIFSPNRHFTVYLLIGWGMPTIFIIIWVVSRIYLEDTGCWDTNDRSVPWWIIRIPIIISIIVNFFLFISIIRILLQKLRSPDVGGNDQSQFKRLTKSTLLLIPLFGVHYMVFAVFPIPSFSECQIWFELCVGSFQGLVVTILYCFLNTEVQAELKRKWHSLCLNRYINRDHRLHSLSISRNGSESVMQFQRNSRAQSILQTETMVI
- the VIPR2 gene encoding vasoactive intestinal polypeptide receptor 2 isoform X2, with the translated sequence MTTQAFSQLDSLRTMRNIYFALLFTFTHLLFVNGFNPECKLQLEIKEEERKCMDKLSRQKTDGFNGCGGIWDNITCWDPAKFGETVTQHCPLVFRHFFTKQGNLSRRCTRRGWSDIYPDVVDSCGYNENVTAHKLHFYVIVKAIYTFGHSASLIALTVGSTILCLFRKLHCTRNYIHLNLFISFILKAISVLIKDDFLFSSAYPCPDSLIGCKVILVFFQYCVMANFYWLLVEGLYLHMLLVVIFSPNRHFTVYLLIGWGMPTIFIIIWVVSRIYLEDTGCWDTNDRSVPWWIIRIPIIISIIVNFFLFISIIRILLQKLRSPDVGGNDQSQFKRLTKSTLLLIPLFGVHYMVFAVFPIPSFSECQIWFELCVGSFQGLVVTILYCFLNTEVSDANK